From a region of the Corallococcus coralloides DSM 2259 genome:
- a CDS encoding STM4013/SEN3800 family hydrolase, whose translation MHDLNAMVGTHDLLFLTLDTLRYDVAREELEAGRTPTLAALLPGGRWEERHTPASFTYAAHQAFFAGFLPTPVTPGRHARPFALRFEGSETTGPGTCVLDAPDLVTGLAGRGYHTVCIGGTGFFNQRNPLGRVLPGLFSEAHWAPELGVTDPRSTENQASLAVKILGALPREQRVFLFINVSALHQPNRHYVPGATEDSKATHAAALAYVDRQLPPLFQALRRRGPAFCIVCSDHGTAYGEDGYTGHRLGHPVVWTVPYGEFVLPVDSAP comes from the coding sequence ATGCATGACCTGAATGCAATGGTCGGCACGCACGACCTGCTCTTCCTCACGCTGGACACGCTCCGCTACGACGTGGCCCGGGAGGAGCTGGAAGCAGGCCGCACCCCCACCCTGGCCGCGCTGCTACCCGGCGGCCGGTGGGAGGAACGGCACACCCCGGCGAGCTTCACCTACGCCGCGCACCAGGCCTTCTTCGCGGGCTTCCTCCCCACCCCCGTCACTCCGGGGCGGCACGCTCGCCCGTTCGCCCTGCGCTTCGAGGGCAGCGAGACGACAGGCCCCGGCACCTGCGTGCTGGACGCGCCGGACCTCGTCACCGGTCTGGCCGGGCGCGGCTATCACACGGTGTGCATTGGCGGGACCGGGTTCTTCAACCAGCGGAACCCCCTGGGCCGCGTCCTCCCGGGCCTCTTCTCCGAGGCGCACTGGGCCCCGGAGCTGGGCGTCACCGACCCGCGATCCACGGAAAATCAGGCATCACTCGCAGTGAAGATCCTGGGGGCATTGCCCCGGGAGCAGCGGGTGTTCCTGTTCATCAACGTCTCCGCGCTGCACCAGCCCAACCGCCACTACGTCCCCGGGGCCACGGAGGACTCCAAGGCGACGCACGCGGCGGCGCTGGCGTACGTGGACCGTCAGCTGCCACCCCTGTTCCAGGCGCTGCGCAGGCGCGGCCCGGCGTTCTGCATCGTGTGCTCGGACCATGGCACGGCGTACGGCGAGGACGGCTACACGGGTCACCGGCTGGGGCACCCGGTGGTGTGGACGGTGCCCTATGGCGAGTTCGTGCTGCCGGTAGACTCGGCGCCATGA
- a CDS encoding peroxiredoxin: MAKMLKEGDAVPDVTLQGPGGAPVRLRDLLGDKAMVIYFYPRDDSPGCTVQACSLRDQYQDFTDAGADVVGISSDSAESHEKFVAKYRLPFRLLSDPDGAARKAFGVGTNFLGLLPGRVTFVADKGGTIRYAFDSQIQVKKHAEHALDVVRSLTGQGAAPTRPA; encoded by the coding sequence ATGGCCAAGATGCTGAAAGAAGGGGATGCGGTTCCGGATGTCACCCTGCAGGGGCCGGGCGGCGCGCCGGTGCGCCTGCGCGACCTGCTGGGTGACAAGGCGATGGTCATCTACTTCTACCCGAGGGACGACTCCCCGGGATGTACGGTCCAGGCCTGCAGCCTGAGGGATCAGTACCAGGACTTCACGGACGCGGGCGCGGACGTGGTGGGCATCAGCAGCGACTCCGCGGAGTCCCACGAGAAGTTCGTCGCGAAGTACCGCCTCCCCTTCCGGCTTCTCAGCGACCCGGATGGCGCGGCGCGCAAGGCCTTCGGGGTGGGCACCAACTTCCTGGGGCTGTTGCCCGGGCGGGTGACGTTCGTCGCGGACAAGGGCGGGACCATCCGCTACGCGTTCGATTCGCAGATCCAGGTGAAGAAGCACGCCGAGCACGCGCTGGATGTCGTCCGCTCGCTCACGGGCCAGGGAGCCGCTCCCACCCGGCCTGCCTGA
- the rtcA gene encoding RNA 3'-terminal phosphate cyclase, with product MTGQDRPDAGRVLLDGELGEGGGHVLRSALSLSLITGRPFQFSGLRAHRDPPGLRPHHLAYVRGAEALSGGTSEGASVGSTELRFTPGPVRAGDYLLEAGASGSTPRLFQCLVYPLALAGGGRLTLRGATHLRAGPSFHALVGAWQSVARAYGLPVQLSLTHAGFLPEGAGEFTAEVGAPAEPPVRVDLPARGVLREVRVMSFVGGLPFAVAERQSRAAVAALRERGILAEADNRPLAVTRSQGSATFVLAQFEHTVAGFTSLGERGLDAEGVGREAAEALTRFMETGGALDEHLAEQLLLPAALLASGRLGAVTPGTTRFTAARITDALTVQAEVLRRFLPVQLQVEPGGSVEIRPA from the coding sequence ATGACCGGTCAGGACCGGCCCGACGCCGGGCGGGTGTTGCTCGACGGAGAGTTGGGGGAGGGGGGCGGCCACGTCCTCCGCTCCGCGCTGTCCCTGTCGCTCATCACCGGCCGTCCCTTCCAGTTCAGCGGGCTGCGCGCGCACCGCGACCCGCCGGGCCTGCGTCCCCATCACCTGGCGTACGTGCGCGGCGCGGAGGCGCTGAGCGGCGGCACCAGCGAGGGCGCCTCCGTGGGCTCCACGGAGCTGCGCTTCACCCCCGGCCCGGTGCGCGCGGGGGACTACCTGCTGGAGGCCGGCGCGTCCGGCAGCACGCCCCGGCTCTTCCAGTGCCTGGTGTACCCGCTGGCGCTCGCGGGCGGAGGACGGCTCACGCTGCGAGGCGCCACGCACCTGCGGGCCGGCCCCAGCTTCCACGCGCTCGTTGGCGCGTGGCAGTCGGTGGCGCGCGCGTACGGGCTGCCGGTGCAGCTGTCACTCACCCACGCGGGCTTCCTTCCGGAGGGCGCGGGCGAGTTCACCGCGGAGGTGGGCGCCCCGGCCGAACCGCCCGTGCGCGTGGATCTGCCCGCGCGCGGCGTGCTGCGGGAAGTGCGGGTGATGTCCTTCGTGGGCGGGCTGCCCTTCGCGGTGGCGGAGCGTCAGTCCCGCGCCGCGGTGGCCGCGCTGCGCGAGCGCGGCATCCTGGCGGAAGCGGACAACCGGCCGCTGGCGGTGACGCGCTCACAGGGCTCCGCGACCTTCGTGCTCGCGCAGTTCGAGCACACCGTGGCGGGCTTCACCTCCCTGGGCGAGCGGGGCCTGGACGCCGAAGGGGTGGGGCGCGAGGCGGCGGAGGCGCTGACCCGCTTCATGGAGACGGGCGGCGCGCTCGACGAACACCTGGCGGAGCAGCTGCTGCTGCCGGCGGCGCTCCTGGCGTCGGGGAGGCTGGGGGCGGTGACGCCGGGCACCACGCGCTTCACCGCCGCTCGCATCACCGACGCGCTGACGGTCCAGGCGGAGGTGCTGCGGCGCTTCCTGCCGGTGCAGCTCCAGGTGGAACCGGGCGGAAGCGTGGAGATCCGCCCGGCGTGA
- a CDS encoding STM4012 family radical SAM protein, which yields MTRLESMLEGTPYVAYLYGYPHKTAYRPLTPALPLEDVWAKERRDALFLYLHVPFCEMRCGFCNLFTAAGPKEDVVEGWLAALKREARRVKEALGPATFARAAIGGGTPTLLDVAGLETVFDLAAELGVDPRDVPMSVEVSPETVDAGKVAVLKARGVDRVSMGVQSFLESEVAAVKRPQQTAQVEATLDLLRGAGFPTLNLDLIYGIEGQTVETFLLSLEAALRYAPEELYLYPLYVRPLTFLGKKSRAWDDLRLSLYRTGRDFLLSRGYTQVSMRMFRAAHAPAARGAVYRCQEDGMVGLGVGARSYTGAVHYSSEYAVASREVRGIIQAYSERDTASFGEVRYGFVLDAAEQRHRHLVLSLLAEGVDPGVYRQRFGTDAKADFPMLAELEAHGLARDVDGVFQLTPAGVERSDLIGPWLDSEAVRARKAEYAWR from the coding sequence ATGACGCGCCTGGAGTCGATGCTCGAAGGGACGCCGTACGTGGCGTACCTCTACGGCTACCCGCACAAGACGGCCTACCGCCCGCTCACGCCCGCACTGCCGCTGGAGGACGTCTGGGCGAAGGAGCGGCGGGACGCGCTGTTCCTCTACCTGCACGTGCCCTTCTGCGAGATGCGCTGCGGGTTCTGCAACCTCTTCACCGCCGCGGGCCCGAAGGAGGACGTCGTTGAGGGGTGGCTCGCCGCGCTGAAGCGCGAGGCCCGCCGGGTGAAGGAAGCGCTGGGGCCGGCCACGTTCGCGCGGGCCGCGATTGGCGGTGGCACCCCCACCCTGCTGGACGTCGCGGGGCTGGAGACGGTGTTCGACCTGGCGGCGGAGCTGGGCGTGGACCCTCGCGACGTGCCCATGTCCGTGGAGGTGTCGCCGGAGACGGTGGACGCGGGCAAGGTCGCGGTGCTGAAGGCCCGGGGCGTGGACCGGGTGAGCATGGGCGTGCAGAGCTTCCTGGAGTCGGAGGTCGCCGCGGTGAAGCGGCCGCAGCAGACGGCGCAGGTGGAGGCCACACTGGACCTGCTGCGCGGCGCGGGCTTCCCCACGCTCAACCTGGACCTCATCTACGGCATCGAGGGCCAGACGGTGGAGACGTTCCTCCTCTCGCTGGAGGCGGCGCTGCGGTACGCGCCGGAGGAGCTGTACCTCTACCCGCTCTACGTGCGGCCCCTCACCTTCCTGGGCAAGAAGTCGCGCGCGTGGGACGACCTGCGGCTGTCGCTCTACCGGACTGGCCGGGACTTCCTCCTGTCGCGCGGCTACACGCAGGTGTCCATGCGGATGTTCCGAGCGGCGCATGCGCCTGCTGCTCGCGGCGCGGTGTACCGCTGCCAGGAGGACGGCATGGTGGGCCTGGGCGTGGGGGCGCGTTCGTACACGGGCGCGGTGCACTACTCGTCCGAGTACGCGGTGGCCTCGCGCGAGGTGCGCGGCATCATCCAGGCGTACAGCGAACGGGACACGGCCTCCTTCGGTGAAGTCCGCTACGGCTTCGTGCTGGACGCGGCCGAGCAGCGCCACCGGCACCTGGTGCTGTCACTTCTGGCGGAGGGCGTGGACCCGGGTGTGTACCGCCAGCGCTTCGGCACGGACGCGAAGGCGGACTTCCCGATGCTCGCGGAGCTGGAGGCGCACGGACTGGCGCGCGACGTGGACGGCGTGTTCCAGCTCACTCCGGCGGGCGTGGAGCGCTCCGACTTGATTGGCCCCTGGCTGGACTCCGAGGCCGTGCGCGCGCGCAAGGCGGAGTACGCCTGGCGATGA
- a CDS encoding STM4011 family radical SAM protein: protein MKLTVLYRGPLSGCNYGCEYCPFGKWKQSEEELTKDRADLERFLQWVESRTQDTVSVFFTPWGEALIWPWYQQALARLTHLPHVERAAVQTNLSCRLDWLTDCRTEKLGIWATYHPEWMKRSRFLAQCQRLSEQGVRHSAGMVGFRRFADEAEALRRELPEDTYLWINAVKDGLDAYTPEDVERFTRIDPLFPVNNTRHPSLGRACRGGESVLSVDGDGTAYRCHFIKEPLGNVYAPDFDAALKPRPCSKDTCGCHIGYVHLEYLELDRVFGSGLLERVPATRLWTGGAQRSASRISQS from the coding sequence ATGAAGCTCACCGTGCTCTACCGGGGCCCGCTGTCCGGCTGTAACTACGGCTGCGAGTACTGCCCCTTCGGCAAGTGGAAGCAGAGCGAGGAGGAGCTCACGAAGGACCGCGCGGACCTGGAGCGGTTCCTCCAGTGGGTGGAGTCGCGCACGCAGGACACCGTGTCCGTGTTCTTCACGCCGTGGGGCGAGGCGCTCATCTGGCCCTGGTACCAGCAGGCCCTGGCGCGCCTCACGCATCTGCCCCACGTGGAGCGCGCGGCGGTGCAGACGAACCTCTCCTGCCGGCTGGACTGGCTGACGGACTGCCGCACGGAGAAGCTGGGAATCTGGGCCACGTACCATCCGGAGTGGATGAAGCGCTCGCGCTTCCTCGCGCAGTGCCAGCGGTTGTCGGAGCAAGGCGTGCGGCACAGCGCGGGCATGGTGGGCTTCCGGCGCTTCGCGGACGAGGCGGAGGCCCTGCGCCGCGAGCTGCCCGAGGATACGTACCTGTGGATCAACGCGGTGAAGGACGGCCTGGACGCGTACACGCCCGAGGACGTGGAGCGCTTCACCCGCATCGACCCGCTCTTCCCGGTGAACAACACGCGCCACCCCAGCCTGGGCCGTGCCTGCCGTGGCGGCGAGTCCGTGCTGTCGGTGGACGGTGATGGCACCGCGTACCGGTGCCACTTCATCAAGGAGCCGCTGGGCAACGTGTACGCGCCGGACTTCGACGCGGCGTTGAAGCCGCGTCCGTGCTCGAAGGACACGTGCGGGTGTCACATCGGCTACGTGCACCTGGAGTACCTGGAGCTGGATCGCGTGTTCGGCTCCGGGCTGCTGGAGCGCGTGCCAGCGACGCGGCTGTGGACGGGCGGGGCTCAGCGCAGCGCTTCGCGGATCTCCCAGTCGTAG
- a CDS encoding S8 family serine peptidase gives MQNMRKRFSTSRGGWRPVTALVLGCTLAVPAGALAAERTPSSATRAPAAPGAAVATALKAGGTTLATPSGLVFHQTARPVSGLRTLDVARDTGVQLHVWRERQADGTERAFSAYTRGGSELLGRVQQEEYLIRLAEASFDPLARTAPLLGNALVADRDNTLSLVQFHGTPLPEYRETIENAGGKVLRFLSDHTYLVEMPSEVRARVTQLPAVRWVGDYHPEWRLEPVLRDALLGRAAALAPQRYSIMLGEGGAARQARVTALVERLGGKVDLVEPGGLRVEATLNQEQLASVARANEVQFIDRWGGPGEVDMDIVRETGGANYVQGLKGWNGQGVRGEIFDTELRTTHREWPTQPIIHSTGTSSGSLHGTSCYSHNFASGVDPLAKGILPGGQGIFFLYSESTQFGGTKSRLAMNQELLNPNGPYRAVFQTSSVGSTLTTAYTTISAEVDDYLFKAPLLSTQSQSNNGTRNSRPQAWAKNIVSVGGIRHYNTQARTDDRWSSGASIGPAADGRIKPDLAFYYDNVRGAYGSSDSAYTEFSGTSSATPQTAGYFGLLHQMWHEGVWAGHGKKADVFTSRPKMATAKALMINGASKYNWLAGGANADIDRNKQGWGTSDVKRLYDRAAKTFVVDETDVLAPLGSKTYAFTVPTGETELNVTMVYTDPMGTVGAARARVNDLSLRVTAPNGTVYWGNNGLTAGNVSTSGGVSNKVDTVENVFLANPAAGTWTVTVLADEVVQDAHTATAAVDATYALVVSGVNLNTKAP, from the coding sequence ATGCAGAACATGCGGAAGCGGTTCTCGACGTCTCGTGGTGGCTGGCGGCCGGTGACGGCGCTGGTGCTGGGCTGCACCCTGGCGGTTCCTGCTGGAGCGCTCGCGGCGGAGCGCACCCCTTCATCGGCCACTCGGGCTCCGGCGGCGCCGGGCGCGGCGGTGGCGACGGCGCTCAAGGCGGGGGGTACCACGCTGGCGACGCCGTCGGGACTGGTGTTCCACCAGACGGCGCGGCCGGTCAGCGGCCTGCGCACCCTGGACGTGGCGCGGGACACCGGCGTGCAGCTGCACGTCTGGCGTGAGCGGCAGGCGGACGGCACGGAGCGAGCCTTCTCCGCGTACACGCGCGGCGGCTCGGAGCTGCTGGGCCGCGTGCAGCAGGAGGAGTACCTCATCCGGCTGGCGGAGGCGTCGTTCGACCCGCTGGCGCGCACCGCGCCGCTGCTGGGCAACGCGCTGGTGGCGGACCGGGACAACACCCTGTCGCTGGTGCAGTTCCACGGCACGCCGCTGCCGGAGTACCGCGAGACGATCGAGAACGCGGGCGGCAAGGTGCTGCGCTTCCTGTCGGACCACACGTACCTGGTGGAGATGCCGTCGGAGGTCCGCGCTCGGGTGACGCAGCTCCCGGCCGTGCGCTGGGTGGGGGACTACCATCCGGAGTGGCGCCTGGAGCCGGTGCTGCGGGATGCGCTGCTCGGACGCGCGGCGGCGCTGGCGCCTCAGCGCTACTCCATCATGCTGGGTGAGGGCGGCGCGGCCCGCCAGGCCCGCGTGACGGCGCTGGTGGAGCGGCTGGGCGGCAAGGTGGATCTGGTGGAGCCGGGCGGCCTGCGCGTGGAGGCCACGCTCAACCAGGAGCAGCTGGCCTCGGTCGCGCGCGCCAACGAGGTGCAGTTCATCGACCGCTGGGGTGGCCCCGGCGAGGTGGACATGGACATCGTGCGCGAGACGGGCGGCGCCAACTACGTCCAGGGGCTCAAGGGCTGGAACGGGCAGGGCGTGCGCGGGGAGATCTTCGACACCGAGCTGCGCACCACCCACCGCGAGTGGCCCACCCAGCCCATCATCCACAGCACGGGCACGTCCTCCGGTTCGCTGCACGGCACCAGCTGCTACAGCCACAACTTCGCCAGTGGCGTGGATCCGCTGGCCAAGGGCATCCTGCCGGGCGGGCAGGGCATCTTCTTCCTCTACTCGGAGTCCACGCAGTTCGGCGGCACCAAGTCCCGCCTCGCGATGAACCAGGAGCTGCTCAACCCGAACGGCCCCTACCGCGCGGTGTTCCAGACCTCCAGCGTGGGCAGCACGCTGACGACGGCGTACACGACCATCTCCGCGGAGGTGGACGACTACCTGTTCAAGGCGCCCCTCCTCAGCACGCAGTCGCAGAGCAACAACGGCACGCGCAACTCCCGGCCGCAGGCGTGGGCGAAGAACATCGTCTCCGTGGGCGGCATCCGGCACTACAACACGCAGGCCCGCACGGATGACCGCTGGTCGTCGGGCGCGAGCATCGGCCCGGCGGCGGACGGCCGCATCAAGCCGGACCTGGCCTTCTACTACGACAACGTGCGGGGCGCGTACGGCTCGTCCGACAGCGCCTACACGGAGTTCAGCGGCACCAGCTCCGCCACGCCGCAGACCGCGGGCTACTTCGGCCTGCTGCACCAGATGTGGCACGAGGGCGTGTGGGCCGGCCACGGCAAGAAGGCGGACGTCTTCACCAGCCGCCCGAAGATGGCCACCGCCAAGGCGCTGATGATCAACGGCGCGTCCAAGTACAACTGGCTGGCCGGCGGCGCGAACGCGGACATCGACCGCAACAAGCAGGGCTGGGGCACGTCGGACGTCAAGCGCCTGTATGACCGCGCCGCGAAGACGTTCGTCGTGGACGAGACGGACGTCCTCGCGCCGCTCGGCTCCAAGACGTACGCCTTCACCGTGCCCACCGGTGAGACGGAGCTCAACGTCACGATGGTCTACACGGATCCCATGGGCACGGTGGGCGCGGCCCGGGCGCGCGTCAACGACCTGTCCCTGCGCGTGACGGCGCCCAACGGCACCGTGTACTGGGGCAACAACGGCCTGACGGCGGGCAACGTGTCCACGTCCGGCGGTGTGTCCAACAAGGTGGACACCGTGGAGAACGTCTTCCTCGCGAACCCCGCCGCGGGCACGTGGACGGTGACGGTCCTGGCGGACGAGGTGGTCCAGGACGCCCACACGGCGACGGCGGCCGTGGACGCGACCTACGCCCTGGTGGTGAGCGGCGTGAACCTCAACACGAAGGCGCCGTAG
- a CDS encoding CocE/NonD family hydrolase, translating into MSFHPRGLLAALALFSLSGPALAQAPAAPPKPPASPEDERAAYIRSHFTKYEVRVPMRDGVKLFTTFYVPNDASPQKRYPVLLMRTPYSVGPYGVGRYPKALGLPGFEKDGFIFAFQDVRGRYMSEGEFVNVRPHRATKRGKDVDESSDTYDTIDWLVKRVPHNNGKVGMWGVSYPGFYTSAGAIDSHPALKAVSPQAPIADWFWDDMHRHGAFNLQLAFSFFSSFGKPRPALTDDTEWKPFDFGTPDAYQFFLDLGPLSNADAKHFHGDIAFWKDFVAHPNYDAFWQSRNLLPHLRNIKAAVMVVGGWYDTEDLYGPLRTYAAIEKQNPGIANTLVMGPWPHGGWTRAEGTSLGDADFGFPTAAMYQDLVLAFFKQHLKGGPDAAVPEAFVFEGGANRWRQLDAWPPKGTKETRLYFQPQGALTFQAPKAAAPSFDEYVSDPARPVPYTQDLSPGWSKTYMTEDQRFASRRPDVLTYQTEPLTQDLTLAGPLEAELWVSTTGSDADWVVKLVDVNPGKVPGWTKEQEQSGERNRGAQQTLVRGEPFRGRFRDSYSQPKPFTPNEVTKVRFVINDVFHTFQRGHRLMVQVQSSWFPFIDRNPQTYVANIFEAKPTDFVRAMHRLHHTAAQPSALKVNVLPALDE; encoded by the coding sequence ATGTCCTTCCACCCCCGCGGCCTCCTGGCCGCGCTCGCGCTGTTCTCGCTGTCCGGACCCGCGCTCGCGCAGGCCCCCGCCGCGCCGCCCAAGCCGCCCGCGAGCCCGGAGGATGAGCGCGCCGCGTACATCCGGTCGCACTTCACGAAGTACGAGGTGCGCGTCCCCATGCGCGACGGCGTGAAGCTCTTCACGACGTTCTACGTGCCCAACGACGCGAGCCCCCAGAAGCGCTACCCGGTGCTGCTGATGCGCACGCCGTACTCCGTGGGGCCTTACGGAGTCGGCCGCTATCCCAAGGCCCTGGGTCTGCCTGGCTTCGAGAAGGACGGCTTCATCTTCGCCTTCCAGGACGTGCGCGGCCGGTACATGTCCGAGGGCGAGTTCGTCAACGTGCGCCCCCACCGCGCCACCAAGCGCGGCAAGGACGTGGACGAGAGCAGCGACACGTACGACACCATCGACTGGCTGGTGAAGCGCGTGCCCCACAACAACGGCAAGGTGGGCATGTGGGGCGTGTCCTATCCGGGCTTCTACACGTCCGCGGGCGCCATCGACTCACACCCCGCGCTCAAGGCCGTGTCACCGCAGGCGCCCATCGCGGACTGGTTCTGGGACGACATGCACCGGCATGGCGCCTTCAACCTGCAGCTGGCGTTCAGCTTCTTCTCCAGCTTCGGCAAGCCCCGCCCCGCGCTCACCGACGACACCGAGTGGAAGCCCTTCGACTTCGGCACCCCGGACGCCTACCAGTTCTTCCTGGACCTGGGCCCGCTGTCCAACGCGGACGCGAAGCACTTCCACGGCGACATCGCCTTCTGGAAGGACTTCGTCGCGCACCCCAACTACGACGCCTTCTGGCAGTCGCGGAACCTGCTGCCGCACCTGAGGAACATCAAGGCGGCGGTGATGGTGGTGGGTGGCTGGTACGACACGGAGGACCTCTACGGGCCGCTGCGCACGTACGCCGCCATCGAGAAGCAGAACCCCGGCATCGCCAACACGCTGGTGATGGGCCCCTGGCCCCACGGCGGCTGGACGCGCGCGGAGGGCACGTCGCTGGGGGACGCGGACTTCGGCTTCCCCACCGCCGCCATGTACCAGGACCTGGTGCTGGCCTTCTTCAAGCAGCACCTGAAGGGCGGTCCGGACGCGGCAGTGCCGGAGGCGTTCGTCTTCGAGGGCGGCGCCAACCGCTGGCGCCAGCTGGACGCCTGGCCGCCCAAGGGCACCAAGGAGACGCGCCTGTACTTCCAGCCCCAGGGCGCGCTGACGTTCCAGGCCCCCAAGGCGGCGGCGCCGTCGTTCGACGAATACGTGAGCGACCCGGCGAGGCCCGTGCCGTACACGCAGGACCTGAGCCCCGGCTGGTCCAAGACGTACATGACGGAGGATCAGCGCTTCGCCTCGCGCCGGCCGGACGTGCTCACGTACCAGACGGAGCCGCTGACCCAGGACCTCACGCTCGCGGGCCCGCTGGAGGCGGAGTTGTGGGTTTCCACGACGGGCAGTGACGCGGACTGGGTGGTGAAGCTGGTGGACGTGAACCCCGGGAAGGTGCCCGGCTGGACGAAGGAGCAGGAGCAGTCCGGCGAGCGCAACCGGGGCGCGCAGCAGACGCTGGTGCGCGGGGAGCCGTTCCGCGGCCGCTTCCGCGACAGCTACTCCCAGCCCAAGCCCTTCACGCCCAACGAGGTGACGAAGGTGCGCTTCGTCATCAACGACGTGTTCCACACCTTCCAGCGCGGCCACCGGCTGATGGTGCAGGTGCAGTCGAGCTGGTTCCCCTTCATCGACCGCAACCCGCAGACCTACGTGGCCAACATCTTCGAGGCGAAGCCCACCGACTTCGTGCGCGCGATGCACCGGCTGCACCACACGGCGGCCCAGCCCAGTGCGTTGAAGGTGAACGTCCTGCCCGCGTTGGACGAGTAG